The nucleotide sequence ATTGAAAAGAAACCAGAAGTTGACTTTCTATCTCCTTTTTCTCCAGACCGGATTGCATctgtatatatttttgtttttagatGCCCATTTTTTCTAAATACAAATCCATGACCTGGTgtcttctttagatatcgaataatcctCATTGCAGCTTTCAAATGATGAACATGTGGTTGATGCATAAATTGGCTTACAACGTCTACCACATGTGCTATATCTggtcgagtgtgagcaagataAATGAGTTTTCCCACTATCCTTTGGTATTGTCCTTTATCCACTAGTTCAACATCATCTTTCATATATAGCTTTTGATTTGGAATCATTGGAGTTTCggctggtttgcaatcaatcatacctgtCTATGTAAGAAGATTAAAAATATATTTCTTTTGACaaataaatattccctgttgggatcttAATACTTCAATCTCCAAGAAGTATTTAAGTTTTcctaagtctttcatttcaaattctttaaataagtttaattttaagttagaaatttcttctttatcatttccagttattatcatatcatcaacataaatgattaagcacGTAATTAAATCGTCTTTTTGTTTAAAAAAtagagtatgatccgagttactttgtttgaaatcatattttttcataaataatgTAAATCTCCCAATCCAAGCCGTTGGAGATTAATTTAGCCCATATAAAGACTTTTTGAGTCGACAAACATCCCTATCATTGAAGTTTTCCGCAAATCCTGGTAGAGATTCCATATAAACTTCTTCTTTTAATTCGTCATGGAggaaagcattcttcacatcaaattgatgAAGTGGCCATTCTTTATTTGCAACAATCGACAATAGAACTCTGATAGTatctgttggttgaatgttggttaatggactaattgacaaagttaagtatgatgcttaaccaaagaatatgttttgatgatgacacatacatatgcataagtgatgatcgacttcttaacataaaacacgcaaagttcactaatccatacttgatcttgtaAATGACAAGTCAAAGAAAACTtatagaatgaaaataaagatcattaaagtacacggtcaaagtacggtcgccgtatacttagccgtagaagcccagactgaattACAAcgtagttttgtgaaaacaagttgcacggtcgccaccacagtcaaccgtagtgcgaccgcagaattctctgtcaccattttcgatcaaatttagtttgactacttcccgacatctataattcatgaaacctttctcaacacgcttagaatagatgtcctctccatactcaattgagttttggccataaaaacactaatcttggttaattacgcttaattacatcttaatgacaaattaaccatgattaggaataacacataagtgttaatcaacaacttgtgctCTTAAAACTTGtatagacattcttaggatgatcaccaagtactaacacacataagctaatgtcactagaacactaattacaattaaggaacacttagtgacaaattaaggctaatGAAGAACAAtgttttcaagtgtaactagtaaagacttgtaatcctaaaatacacttagatacatttataatggtcaccaagtcccaactagagattgctcttcccttgtgcatgtgttggacattaatgtgtgcttatacattaatcatgcaatatgttatattgcaagtaagcttgctaaagcttaaacct is from Rutidosis leptorrhynchoides isolate AG116_Rl617_1_P2 chromosome 10, CSIRO_AGI_Rlap_v1, whole genome shotgun sequence and encodes:
- the LOC139871111 gene encoding uncharacterized mitochondrial protein AtMg00810-like, translated to MIDCKPAETPMIPNQKLYMKDDVELVDKGQYQRIVGKLIYLAHTRPDIAHVVDVVSQFMHQPHVHHLKAAMRIIRYLKKTPGHGFVFRKNGHLKTKIYTDAIRSGEKGDRKSTSGFFSIFGGNLVAWRSKK